Genomic DNA from Panthera leo isolate Ple1 chromosome E3, P.leo_Ple1_pat1.1, whole genome shotgun sequence:
ttctttttcttttcttccttcctttctctctctctctctctctctctctctctctctttctttctttctaagatttcttggggcgcttgggtggctcagtcggttaagcgtcatacttcggctcaggtcatgatcttgtggttcatggcgtcgggctccgtgctgacagctgcttcagattctgatctccctctctctctgcccctccctcacccatgctgtctctgtctgtctcaaaataaataaactttaaaaagaaaaagtttacccTTAGACCTAAATTCCAGGCCACAGGCATAGGCTCATCCTAGCTTCCATATTTTACCTCCTTTCTCCAATTGTCTTCAATACACTTCAAAATCTGGCCAGTGTCCCTGTGTGCAGCTAATCCCCTTAAACAACTGGGCTTCCCTGGACTTGGATGCTCTTCTCCTGTGGGCTTGGCTCCTGTGGGGCTACCTCCCCAACCCTCAACTCCAATGCCACTCTCGTGCATGGCTCCTGGCTGCCCCTGGGCTACCAAAAGCGTCTAAGAGCTTTATAGTtactcctttattcattcattccacaaatacttactgagcacctactatgttctagGCATGTTTCCAGGGGGTGGACATAAAATAGGAAGACAGACAAAACTCCCTGACCTCAcggagctcacattctagtgaAGGCAGACGGACAATAAGCAGGTGAATGGGTACACCGCATGGTAAGGAGcgctgtggagaaaaagaaaagcagggcaAGAGAACAAGAAGGCCCCGGAAactgctattttaatttttttattcacttatttttttaatgtttatttatttttgagagagacggcgtgtacacgcgagcaggggaggggcagagagagagggagagacataatcCCGaacaggctccatccacactgacagcacagagcctgacacggggcttcgctgcacgaactgtgagatgatggcctgagccgaaattgagagtgagacacttaacccactgagccacccaggccccctgcaaATTGCTGTTTTCTATTATCCTGTGCTACCATAAGGAGATCTCAAATACTAACCTATCACTCGGATGAAAAAACCACCCTCACAATTTGGAATAATGTTTGCAGCAAGTGTCATTCGTGCATTCAAAAAGCTCTGTATTTCCAAGCACAAGTGAGGATGATAGGTTCGAGAAAACCGTGTTAGGGAACTCAGAGGAGATGCTCAGGATGGACACGTGATgtgacagagagaagcagagaggcaaGCGAAGAGTTTGAATCAATGTTCACAAACCACAAGAGTGGGAAAATGATCGTTGTGGACTAAagttattcttgatttttttttaatgtttatttttgagagagagacagagcacaagcagggaaggggcggagagagagagggagacacagaatctgaagcaggctccaggctctgagctgtcggcacagagcccaacgtggggctggaactcctgaaccgtgagatcatgacctgagccaaagtgggacgcttaacccactaagccacccaggcaccccaagaaatcttaaaaaaaaaaaaaaaggaagaaaagaaaatcaccatttgcAGATCATTGTAGTAATAATTAATTCGGGCAAGAAACATCGGTGGGTGCCGAACCCAATGGCTGAAAGTGGGGTAAAGGAAAGGATGTGTCATAATCTCAAACTACCTCCCTGCCCCAGTGCTTATTAATCATGGTCAAGTGATCATCATTGATCCCACCAATCATGGTTCCAAATGATATTGGATTCatgaaaacacagcatcctttctgtGATATCTCTGCCCCATAATGATAACAGTGGTCTAATCATAAGGAAGGCACGGACAAACCCGTATTGAGGGACAGTCTATAAAATAACTTCTCTGAAATCTTCAAAATGTCAAGGCCATGACATTCAAAGAAAGGCTGCAAATCGTTTTAGACCGAGGGTGACCAGAGAGATGTGACGACTAGGTACAATGTTTGATACcctattagattttttttttttttttaccctaaaaggatttttttttttttttttttttttggacactgAAGGGCAGTTTTGAAattgtttccaaataaaaagttaaaagaaatgccTTTCTTCTGGTTGACTCCTGCCGGCCTGCAGGATTCATTTTGAAGAAGCTTCTGCAGAACTTCCTGTGACCTCCTTTGTGCTCCCACTGTTCCTGGACCCCCTGACACTCTTTTCTGATTATATCTATGCTTCATCTCTGCTGGCCTTGGAGGTTCCTGAGACCAGGTCTCTGGGTCCTGTCTGGATCATGGCACACAGACCAACCTCTCAAAACACACTGAACCAATCTCCTCAACAAAAAGGGTGTATTTGGGAGCACATCTGAACCCCACTTCTCCACCTGGGACTCAACCAAAGAAATTGTTGGTCTGGCTGTTGGAGGTGCACCTGACTCAGTCGCACTCATGAACAACCAGGAATCATGTCTGCAGGGGGGTTCCTGgaggaaatacatttaattttttaaaattaattaaagtttgtttattttgagagagagagcacgtgcgtgcTTGAGCgggagggagaggaagtgatgtggggcttgaacccatgaactgagatcctgacctgagccgaaatcaaaaggctgacgcttaaccggctgagccacccaggtgccccctggaggaaatatttattatgcagGACAGAGTTGATCTAATCCCCTAGACATGACTTTGCTGAAGAGGCTTCTCAATGGGGAACACTCTCTCTCACGTTTGAGGTCACTTGTGTGCTCGATGAGGGCACCGAGGGAGGCGGGGGCTGCCTGGATAACTCCAGCACAGCGGACCCCACCGCACTCTGGGATTAGAATGTTGGGAATATACCGGAGGAACAGCGAGCAATATTATTGCCAGGAAGTATGGACATCCAAAGATGTTAGGACCCTGCCAGGAATGGTTAAAcatttttcctcctgttttctgcGGAGCTAAGATGGGTTATAGGTGGTTATAGATGCCATTCAAAGGATCAAGATGCCAACCTTTCAGGATGGGGGCCTGGGGTACCTGTGCCTGTCAGCATTGAAGCCGTCCTGGCTGCCTGTCCCTCAGACGTGGTTTGAGCGCCCCCTTGGGGTGAGGGACATGTGTGACTGCGGGAAGGGGCCGAGGAAGGTCTGGGCCTGGTGGGAGGGTTCCAGGATCCAGGAGGGGAGGCCAGGGCCTGccagcagggggcggggcctgacTGGGAGTGCCTAGCCCGGAAGGGAGGGCAAAGGGCCATGTTGTCCGCGTGCCCCACCCCACTGACAACAGTCCCAGTTACCAGGCCACCCTCTCTGTCTGGGGCCCTAGAGGGGTAAGTGTCCTTCTGAACCCACCTTGTCTCTTTCCTATGCAATGGGTGAgaacttctttcttccttgagGGTCCAAACACCCTGTCCCCTGTTTAGCCCTGTgccagacagaggccacacctGCCACCCCCTCAGCGTGGCACGGTCCCCCTGCTCGACTTTCAGAGGTCCATGAGATGGGTACTGGGGGGCGGGAACGAAACTTTCCAGACCCCTCACCTCCTGACACTGGCATCAGAGCCCAGGCAAGGGCAGAAGGGTCCAGGGTGGGACACCTCATCCAGACAAGCTCCAGATCCCTGCTCCCTTCTCTGTCACTCTACAACAGAGCCCAGAATCGTGAGTCGCTGTAGCACTGGGGGACACCCAGACAGAGCCTTCGCTGGACCAAGTCCTCCAGGAGCGGGATGAAGCCATTGCCAAGTGAGAGGCAGATGCTtgcggtgggagggggggggggcagtgtgtgGCTCGCCCTCAGGGCTCTGTCCTGCTAGAGGAGAGGGTGTGAGAAGTCAGGCATTCCTGGAAGGAAAGCCACATACATACTCGCCTCGTCACAGGCAGGGGCTGTGGCCACACTTGCCCACCCTCAGGGCCCAGAAGCAGATCTGTAGGGTTCAAGCTCAAGCTGTTCTCCCTGCCGCCTGCAGGAAGCAGGCAGTGGAGGCTGAGCTGGACACATGCAAAGCCAAGTTGCGAGCTGTGGAGGCCCAGCTGCTGGAGGTCctggaggagaaactgaggctgaggcaGGAGGTGGAAGCCTGGGAGGTAGGGTGGGAATGCCAGCCGGGCCTGGGAGGCATGGGGAACAGGCACAGGGTCGGCCCTGAAcctgctctcctgccccccaGGAGGACATGCGGCTACTGGTGAGACAGCAGGTCGAGAGTCAGCTGCAGAGAGAGTCCAGGGGCCCTCAGGGAGCCCCGGTGACCCCCAGAACTGCCAGGGCTCCCTGGGTCCGATTCCTCCTGGGTCAGTGGGGACGCTGGCGGTGACAGAGCTCAGCCCGGGGGCTTGGGAGCAGTGTCTTTATTCATTAAAACTTGAGGTCTGACCCTTTGCACCCTCATGCTCTCTCAGTGCCTGAGTCCTTTTGTGCGGAAACATGGAACAGGCTGCAGGGCCTTGAAGCCTGGGGCTTCCTGCCTCGTCTTGCCAGCAACTCTTAGGCTAGGAAGCCTCGGATGGCAGCCATGAAGTCCTGCGGGCAGTCAGCATGGATCCAGTGGCCAGCATTGGGCACAGTCTGCATCTGGGCTTGAGGGAAGAGCCGCCTGATCTCAGAATGGTGGCTGGGACTGTCCGTCGAAGAGGAGGCCGcccagatgggggggggggagagagaagtggaggcaaagcagggaggagagagctaCATGAACACACATGCCAGTGCTATTTGTGAACTCTCAGGCACCCCCCTGCCCGCACCGAAGCCCTCCCCAAGGCAGGATCCCCAGGCTGGGGCCTGGGTAAGTGGGGCATGCCCCTCCCGCCACCCAGTCTGGCTTACTGCACATATTGAGAGTTTCCACCCAGGAGGAAGAGGGTTGGCCCAGGGTAAGATTCTTGTCGTGGCGGGAAAGCCAAGATCTTGTCCACGTGCTGGGCCAATGCTTCCAAGTTCACCCTCCAGACGAAGCGCCCATCCACCTCCACCAGGTTGGTGAGCAGGAACTGACGCACGGCCGGGTCCTGTAGGGGTCCAGTAGttgggtgtggggggcgggggaaccTCCGTGTGAGGCCTGGGGCTGCCACTCTTCCCTGGACAGGTCCCAGCCCACAACACCAGCTGGCACATGGGTACATTACTTGGATAACAGTGCTGAGCTGCTGATCGGCCAGTTTTCGGGCAGAGGAGCGGGACATGTCATCTGGGACGTCTACAGCCCTCATGGCTGCCATGTAGGATGGGAAGTCTGAGTTGGATGTGGTCTCCACTGGGCTGATGTCCACAGCAATCAGGCGTTCCACCAGCTCTGGCTGGGTGAAAGAACCAAACTTGGGACCAGCCTTAGGGCAGACACAGTGGGTCTCAGGCATAGTTGCCAGATCCTGAATTTGGCCGTCCAAGGCTCAGTTGAGTCCCAGGTCGCCTGCTGGGCGCTCATGGTCTACATTGGATGGGAAGAAGCCCTGTATAGGGACAGCTCACCCTCTGGAGTGCCAGCAGCATGGCTGTCCTGCCTCCCATGCTGTGGCCAACGAGGACACAGGGCACTAGGCCCAGCTGGGTCAGGAGATCCTGCACGTCTTGGCTCATGGCCTCATAGCTCATGTCTGGGCTGTGGGGGCTGTCACCATGGTTCCGAGCATCCACTGTTAGCACCTGCGGAGCGGAGTGAGGGTGGGAAGAGCTGGCATCCACATTCAGGGCATAGAGAAGGCACGGCATTCCTGAaggctgaggggggggggggggcgggtagggagcCTGGGGAAAGATATCGAAGTGGAAAACAGTTGGAGCACAGAAGGATGGGCTGCTGTAAAAGGTGGTAAGCCCCATCAACCCTGGTGAACAAACAGGGCTGGTCCCCTTACCAGGGAGGTGTTGGCACTTAGGCACTGGACAGCGAGCCTAGCTTGAAGATCTATTAACACGAATGAAGGACTGGATGGATGCAGGCACGACGGAATGAATGGGTCCACATAGGGCCACGGTGTGCCATGTGGCCTGCATCCTTAGAAGGTTAACCTCTTCATTTCTGCTTAGAGAGACCGGCCACTCCTCGCCGGTGTCCAGTAGTGAGGGCGGAAAAGCGGGGCCCGCCTTGGCCATCTCCTTAGCCCCGCCCAGCCAGGTCCCACCTCCCGGGGACCCCGCCTCTCCCGGAAGCTCACCCTCCGGCCAGTCTGCTGGGCCAGGGCCTTAGCGATGGAGTTGAAGTTGGTTTTGGAGCCGAAGAGCCCGTGCAGAAACACGAGGGCCGGGCGGGCCTCCTCTCCGTCCAGAAGTCTGTAGGAAAGCAGCACCGACCTGGAGGGAGGAGCAAGGATGGAGGAGGGGTCTAAGCTGGCTCGGGAAAGGGTTTAGGGGAgcggcctggggggcgggggtaaaCGGAGGAGGCGGAGCCGAACTGAACGAGGAGGAGCGGTGGACGGCCACCCACATGGCGCCCTTGACTGACCTCCTCTCGGTGCCGCTTCGGCCACTGCTGCTGGGTGCGAGGGGCACCCTGGGGGCGCTGAGACTGGAGGGGCCGAGCCCCCTAAGGGGGAGCCTCCAGGCGCGGGCCCAGCGGAGCATGCCCGGGAACAGCTACCAGGCGCGCAGCTCTTCCTATCCCCTGGCTCCGCCTCCCGCCTTCGCTCAGAGCCCTGCCCAGTTCCGACTGCAGCTCCGCCTTCCATCCCGCCCACTACCGCGGAGTTCCCCGCCCCCTTTTTCGTTTCCTTACGTAATCCCAGAGTACCGTCTGTTCCCGCAGCTCCTCCTCTTGCGTCATTACGTAATCCCCTCAGCCACCGCGCCGGCGGGCGAGAGAGCCGCCCTCGCCACGCCCCGGGCGGAGCCACCGTATGCCTTGGTCACGCCCCTCGAGAAGCACCGCCCAACGCCCTCCCGCCCCAGGCGCCGAGTCCTCGCGGAGAGTCACGGTCCTGTGGCGTGGGAGTCCAAACCCCGCCGTTTGGAATGTCCTGGATTTGGGGCGGGAGCCCTGGGCGGCCGCGGGACGGGTCCTTGGCAAGACGAGGAGCCCCTGCCTTTGGCCGGCGCGCGCCCCACACCTGGCCTGCTCCTCTGCCCTCACGCCCCACCTTGGGTGGGTGCCATGCTTTCTGTGCCGCAGGCGGGCGCGGAGAGGCGCCAAAAGTGGCTCCCGTCGTCGAGGCGCCGGCTTGGAGGCGTCGTGCTCCACAGCTGGGGGCCCAGGCAGGCCGGGTGGTGCACCTCTTTCCCATCCCGAAGTCCTGGGCTCTAGAAAGAGCTAGGGGAAACTCTAGAGAGCTCATCTCCATCCACCCTCCATGCCCACcctttagagatggggaaactggggcAAATGGCTTGTACAAGACGCAGAACCAGAACCGCCGTCTGGTCTgccattctatctatctatctgccaTTCTTGATGCGAATCAAGGTGGGAAGCCAGGTGTTTGTACTGGAGGGTATTTGCTTCGTTGAGCTGAAATGGGTCAGACCTCAGGCCTCTTTACCAGCAGAGAAATAAACGATTCTCCCACCCTTGAACTCAGCACATCCCGCACATTAAAAAGCCTCCCTTTGGAAGCCTGACTGGCTGCCATCTTCTCTCCCCAGTCTGGGGCAGTGGTGGCAGTGGTGCTATGGTCTCAGGTCTCAGCCCGCTGCTCCTTTTACAGCATTCTTCTGCTCAGAAACCTTTAGGGACTCCCCACCCTTAAACTTGAGAGTTGAAACAGCATCCCTAGCGTCCCCCAGTCTGATCCTACCTGCTTTTCCACCCATGCTTCCTATTCTCTTACTCCCCAATCAGAGATCTACATTGCACACCTTCCTTTTGGTCTTTATCCCGAAGACTCCCTCTGCTGAGATGGGTGGCTGCCTTCTAGATAGCTAGTGGCCCAAGTCCTGTACAACTGTAAATGTCCAGGATAGCTGCCACCTCCTCAAAAGCCTTCCCAGATTTCCCCGGCTGACACTAATCTCTTCTATCCTATGTTCTCAAAGCATTTGTCAGTCTACCATATGGTATTCTAGAACTGGCTTTCTCTGTGTCCCCATAGGCTGGGAGTTCTGGAGGACCGGAGTCCTGTGTTGTTTATCTGGTGCAAAGTGCAATTGTAATCATTTTACCGAATGATCGTGAAGAGATTCAGGGCACTAGCTGAGGCTTAGGTGAAGGTTCACCTGGCGGCTGGGTCAGTGCCCCTTCCAGAGATGACATCTGGTCCAGCCAGGACTCTCACTCTTTAGGGCAGGCCTGATGGGAGTCAGGACCAGTAggagcatcttttttttcttttttaatttttaaaaagtctttactttttttgagagagacacagagtgcaagtggggcagagagagagggagacacagaatctgaagcaggtcccaaggctctgagctgtccccacagagcctgatgcagagctcgaacccatgaatggtgagataatgacccgagctgaaatctgatgcttaaccgactgagccatccaggctcccctggtAGGATGCATCTTAACTCTAAGATGTAATAAATCCCTTGCCCCATAAAATGGCCTTCACCTTGAGTCAGCTTGGGGACTGGCAGTTGTTTTGTTCTAATGAAAGAAGGGCTTTAAGGTCACTGGGGACGCTAAACACACCAGGTGGTGTGGTGATTTGTTACCAGCATAGTCATTAGGGGAGTGATGAGGACATCTGAGCCCAGAATGGGAGCCGATCCAAGGCATGGGAGGGGTCCTCAGAGGAGACATCAAGCAGGGTGTTTTTCTAGAATTGGCGGATGAAGAGGCTGGGGGTTGGCATCGTGATGGTGATTCAGAAGGGTACTATTTCAAAAGTGGTTTCAAACCACCCCCCACAGCTGCTCCAGCCTACAGTGTAGCCAGGTAACCTGAGCCTGGCCCACAACCCTTGaccatctgcccagagccctgGGTCTATGGCAGAAGCAGTCCGGAGACATTCCTGAGACCTGGGCCCAGGCCCCATCACGTGGCTGGTTAGGGCCTGGAGGCAAGCGGAAAAACCAGTTGGCTTGAGGTTTCCACTGGAACACTCTAGAGAAAGTGgtggggccgagagagaggggtTGTCACCACCTGGGAAGGACTCTGGTGATGGAGTGTTGGGAAGGGGTCAACTTGGGGGCTGCCCACCCCTCCGCAGCTTGATAGGAACCGGCCAGATCCTAACTGGTTTGTTGGTGAGGGTGTCCCTCTTGGGGGGAGTGCCAGCTGTTGGAGGGGAGGCCTTCCGGAGCCCCTGAGACGCTGCGGTCAcgcggggggagaggggtgcagaATGAGACCGCACTGGGAGTCTTTACTCCCAGCGTCCCTTCCCATCCGTCTGCAAGTCCCGGGGTAGTGGGAGGGTGTTGTCATCCTCATTTTACTGCCGGGAACATAGAGACGCGGGAGGGGAATGACCCAGCTCCAGTCACTCAGCACGTGCGTGGCCCAGCCCGAATTCCTTCCCGGGAATGTGACTCCTAGTGCAGTGCTCCGGGTATCTagccacctcccttctggctGGGAAGCCGGGGCCCGAAGGGGTGCGGCCTGCGGCTTGCAGGCACCCGGCGCCCCCGGGGCGGCGGCGCTGAAGGGGTTAAGGCGGGGAGGCGGCGGGTGTCCCAGTCACCGCACCTGGCTCAGTATCGGTCACGTGGCCAGGGTTTCACCTGCCCCGCTGAGCAGGGACAATCGGGCCGCTTGTTTCCAGGTTGGTCGCCATGGCGACAGCAGCGCGCCTGGGGAGGTCAGCGGGGCAAATTCTTGCCTGCCGGCCGGGTGGGGCGAAGGTGTCGGTCGTGCTGGGGCGGCGCTCCCGGAGGACCCCTTGAGGTTTCCCGAGGGGCTGGcctaggggtggggggagcgggagCCGGCCACTAGGTGACTCCCTGCCCAGCTTCCTCCTGGTCTGGCCCAGCTCTGTCTTCTCAGATTTTGATCTTGCGTTCTTTAAAAACAGGATCTTGTTTAATACTCAAAGCAGCCTTTCCCACAGGAGCCTGGTAATCCCGGTGCCTCCCCTAGACTTACCAAGCCCTTCGAGAACAttcactttttccttccttccttcaataaTAACAGATACTTTGGAGCCTCTACTATGGGCTTTTCTAGACACAGACACCTTTCCAGACACAGCCATGAGCAAAACAGCAAACTCAGGGGCTGCTCACCAGTGGATGGAGCAGagtgtttatttccttcagaCCAGGCTGGGAAGGCCCCTAGGGCCACGGATAGAAGGTGGGGACTGCTCAGGATCATCCTGTAGCTCTGGTGTCCGAACACCCCTGGGGGCCCTCTCTGCCACCTCCGGGCCCCTCCTGCACCCTGTCCCCTCTGAGCTTCCCGCCAGGCCCACAGACCTTCATGCCTGCTTTCATCtactctcttctcccttccagaAACGCCCACGGGTCCTGCTAACTGCAATCTTATCAACTTTTCTCCTACTTCCAGACTCATTTGCACACTGTACCCCTAGTAACACTCTCATCACAAGCACAAAGTGAGGAGGGTGAGGAgtagagggggcagagggggtcTATGTATTGTTTTTACCCAACAGCCTCCACTCCCCTGGAGAAACACCAGCCTGCAGGATACACTCCATCCTCCTCTGCCTGCGTTTCAGAGcctttatttattgagcacctactatgtgctgggcactggggttGCAAGGATGAGCCCGGATCCGCTCACAGCCTGAcagtcttgggggggggggagacactaATGGATGTGTCATCGCACACCCAGTAAATATTCaaaggaagaaacataaaatCCAAGAATCCAGCTGGCCCTGGGGTGAGGTAGAGTGGCTCTGTAGAAGCAAGGCTTGAATGGAGGtctaaaggatgagtaggaggGGGGGCTGGGCAAAGTGCTTACGGTGGAGGAGGTGGGAACATTCTGTGCCATGGGAGAGCCATCCCCCTCCCAAGGCAGACTCTTAGGAATCATTCCAGATGCCTCCTCCTTCcttacctcccccacccccaccccatccctcaccAAGTTCCTACTGATTTTAATCTTCCGAATGGCTCTGATATCCACCCTCTCCTGTCCAACACCTCGACCCCATCTCTCCCCCTGGGGTGGCCAACTCCCCAGTGGACTTGTTGTCCATTTTGGCCTTTCTAGTCATTTCCCCGCATGGTGGACAGCATGATTTTTTCCAAACATATAATGTATTTCTGTGTTAATCTAGTTGGTTCTTTCCtatgttttcctgcttttctgtGCTTATTGCCCCTGGGGATGCATATGGCTGACCCAAGAGCAGAAAAGCTGGTTTGTGTGTTTCAAAAGCTGAAGCCCTTCGGGGAAGGGAATTTCTCAGCAGAGATAAGAGCTTGGCCCAGAATGGGAGGGGGACCTGCCACCTGCTTCTTGGCAGGCCCTCCAGAGCAGAAACAGCTCATGGGTCTACTAGGCAGGCAGCTTGTAACATTTTCCCCGGTCCCAAGCCCAAAGCAGACACAGTACAGGGCGCAGGACAGAAGGGGCCATTGAATCAGTTGACGATGTCTCAGCAGTCATCACTGTTGCATGAAGGCTCAATACTGTCCAACCTGTCCCTCTCTCAGCAACTCCCCCCAAGCAGATATGGCCCTGCTGAATATCCTGGAATTGTGGCCCAGCCTCAGGAGGATTGAAGTTCAACTTGTCTCCAACGGCCTTGGGAGAACGGGGAGCATCACAGAAATAGTGTCATCACGTGTTGAAGTTTGTAGACTGACTTTCATAATTGCGAAAATGCCATGCACATCCTTCCACGattgactttctttttaaatcaatagTCCAATAattcattcgacaaatatttactgagcatgtgCTAATGccaattatgatttttaaagctAGGGGTATGGCAATTACATGGCCCTATTCCTCAAGgaacacaaaaaaccaaaacctcaaATTCTCTG
This window encodes:
- the ABHD11 gene encoding protein ABHD11 → MLRWARAWRLPLRGLGPSSLSAPRVPLAPSSSGRSGTERRSVLLSYRLLDGEEARPALVFLHGLFGSKTNFNSIAKALAQQTGRRVLTVDARNHGDSPHSPDMSYEAMSQDVQDLLTQLGLVPCVLVGHSMGGRTAMLLALQRPELVERLIAVDISPVETTSNSDFPSYMAAMRAVDVPDDMSRSSARKLADQQLSTVIQDPAVRQFLLTNLVEVDGRFVWRVNLEALAQHVDKILAFPPRQESYPGPTLFLLGGNSQYVHPSHHSEIRRLFPQAQMQTVPNAGHWIHADCPQDFMAAIRGFLA